The nucleotide window GATGAAAACAGGAAAATTTTCGAGGCTTTAATCCACTCCGACCTGCTGAAGCGCATCCGGGAAAGGGACTGGGACGCGGTGAAGGAACTCGTCCGTGAAATCATTGACGAACCAATCGAGGTCAATCTGTCGTAATGGAAAAACTTCTCCTCGAAATGGCCTTGATCAGCTATTTCATCAGCACAACAGGTTATGTGGGATCGCTCATCATCCAGAGGATTTTCCTGGCTAAGATCGCGACCTGGCTTCTGGCCGTTGCCTTTTGCTTCCACACGGCAACACTGTTCAGTCAGTATTTTGTGACAGGCCAGGGTTCGGTTACGAGTCTTTACGGATGGGCCTCCCTGTTCGCCTGGGCCATTGCCGGCCCCTATCTTTTTTTCCAGATCCGGACCAAAACAAGAATTCTCGGGGCCATCGTCTCACCTCTGACATGCCTTCTGGTGCTGGCGGCTTCGCAGTTGATGCACGGCGGAGTGCTTCTTCCGGAAAACCTGAAGGGTCCGCTGGTCATGATTCACGTCATTCTTTCCGTTACGGGAGAGGCCCTGTTTGTACTCGTCGCCCTGGCAGGCATGCTGTATCTCATCCAGGACCGTCAAATCAAGAACAGACGCCTCGGCGCTGTGACACGGATCCTTCCACCGCTGAAGGACCTGGACCGGATCAACCACTACGGCCTTCTCCTCGGTTTCCCCGTTCTGACTTTCGGTCTCCTGTCGGGAGCGGCCTGGGCCGGAGAGGTCTGGGGGAGCCACTGGCAATGGGACCCGAAGTTAATCTGGGCGCTTCTGTTCTGGCTCTGTTTCGCTTTCATACTGCATCAGCGTCTGGCCATCGGCTGGAGCGGGCATAAAGCGGCACTCCTTTCCGTCACGTTCCTGCTGGGTCTTCTTGCGTCACTGACTTTTATAACACTCGGTTTTTCCACAATACATTCATTTCGCTGAAGACATGAACATCATTCTTTTTGGCCTCAATCATAAAACCGCCCCCCTGGAGATACGCGAAAAACTGTCCTGCGTCCCTTCAGAAGGGTCACATCCCCTGCCCGAGATCATGCGGATAGAAGGGATCCGGGAGGCCCTTTACCTGTCCACCTGCAACCGGACGGAGATCTTCTTCCGTGCGGAGGGATCGACGGAAGAAACCCTGGGCCATTTAAAGGAATTGGTCCGGAAACGCGGCGGCTTTGCCGCGGAAGAGATCGACCGGTATTTCTACCTCCATTTTGACGAACAGGCCCTCCGGCATCTGTTTCGTGTCGCTTCAAGCCTTGATTCCATGGTTATGGGAGAACCGCAGATTCTGGGCCAGGTCAAGGAATCGTACAGGGAAGCCGTCCATAACGAGGCGACGGGCATACTGTTGAACAAGATCTTGCACCACACCTTCCGAGTCGCCAAAAGGGTGCGGACGGAAACGGGTATTGCCTCTCATGCCGTTTCCGTGAGTTTCGCCGCCGTCGCTCTGGCCAAGAAAATCTTCGGAACCCTGGCCGGGAAAACGGTCATCCTCATCGGCGCCGGCGAGATGGCGGAACTGGCGGCTCGCCACCTGATGCAACACGGGGCCGGCCGGATTCTGGTCGCCAACCGGTCTCTTGCCCGGTCGATGCAACTGGCGGAGCTATTCAAAGGCGACGCCGTCCCATTCGACGATCTCGCAACGTATCTTCAGGAAACGGATATCGTGATCACTTCCACGGGGGCCCCGACCTATATCGTCTCCAGAGAGATGCTGGCTTCGGCCCTGCATCGTCGCAAAAACCGTCTCCTGTTTCTCATCGATATTGCCGTCCCCCGGGATATCGATCCCGCTGCGGGGCGATTGGATAACGTATACCTCTACAACATCGATGATCTCCAGGATATTGTAGACGAAAACCGTAACATCCGTCAGAAGGAAATGGAGAGGGCGGAAGAAATCGTGACGGAAGAGATCGGGCGTTACAGAAATTGGTACAACACGCTGGAAGTGGTTCCAACCATCGTTTCACTCAAAGAAAAAACGGCTGGGATCATTCGGGGTGAACTCGAAAAATCCTCGCCGTGGATG belongs to Deltaproteobacteria bacterium and includes:
- a CDS encoding glutamyl-tRNA reductase, with translation MNIILFGLNHKTAPLEIREKLSCVPSEGSHPLPEIMRIEGIREALYLSTCNRTEIFFRAEGSTEETLGHLKELVRKRGGFAAEEIDRYFYLHFDEQALRHLFRVASSLDSMVMGEPQILGQVKESYREAVHNEATGILLNKILHHTFRVAKRVRTETGIASHAVSVSFAAVALAKKIFGTLAGKTVILIGAGEMAELAARHLMQHGAGRILVANRSLARSMQLAELFKGDAVPFDDLATYLQETDIVITSTGAPTYIVSREMLASALHRRKNRLLFLIDIAVPRDIDPAAGRLDNVYLYNIDDLQDIVDENRNIRQKEMERAEEIVTEEIGRYRNWYNTLEVVPTIVSLKEKTAGIIRGELEKSSPWMHNLTEEDRAHIEGLLSSVVNKILHDPIVGLKDKTTDHSAKPYIAAVRHLFNLEEDGPSETRSE
- the ccsA gene encoding cytochrome c biogenesis protein CcsA; this encodes MEKLLLEMALISYFISTTGYVGSLIIQRIFLAKIATWLLAVAFCFHTATLFSQYFVTGQGSVTSLYGWASLFAWAIAGPYLFFQIRTKTRILGAIVSPLTCLLVLAASQLMHGGVLLPENLKGPLVMIHVILSVTGEALFVLVALAGMLYLIQDRQIKNRRLGAVTRILPPLKDLDRINHYGLLLGFPVLTFGLLSGAAWAGEVWGSHWQWDPKLIWALLFWLCFAFILHQRLAIGWSGHKAALLSVTFLLGLLASLTFITLGFSTIHSFR